From the genome of Ectobacillus sp. JY-23, one region includes:
- a CDS encoding site-specific integrase translates to MTGSITRNKQTGKWDFVFNGGRDPLTGKRKQIKRRGFESKRDAMDEMTKLKAEMLENAFLDLTKMTYATYLEEWFQERKSRLQQSTFEIHSIFYRNVIKPKLGHLKLQQIAPIQIQKFVNDLVNDTSYSEHTIHLIFRIVSASLKKAKVLKLIKENPSTGITLPKIRQQEIHVWSLEQVNFFISEAKKIKRLTRCHIGFLISIFTGMRQGEVLGLRWKDIDFDTQTIFVRQTLTQNAKVKAGAKNQASLRSIHIPNKLIDELRTYRKQLLQEKLLLGQSYYDNDLVICTRDGKPMIPRNFRKEFYKVVEKVGLPKIRFHDLRHTHATILIQQNVNVKLISERLGHSDIQTTLNTYSHVLPDMQKSVSDKLDKIIGM, encoded by the coding sequence GTGACAGGAAGTATAACTAGAAATAAACAAACAGGAAAATGGGATTTTGTATTTAACGGTGGGAGAGACCCGTTAACTGGTAAGCGTAAACAAATCAAGCGGAGAGGTTTTGAGTCCAAACGTGATGCTATGGATGAGATGACCAAACTAAAAGCGGAAATGTTAGAAAATGCGTTTCTCGATTTAACGAAAATGACTTATGCCACATACCTAGAAGAGTGGTTTCAAGAAAGGAAAAGTCGTTTACAGCAATCAACCTTCGAGATTCATTCCATCTTCTATCGAAACGTCATTAAACCCAAACTCGGTCATCTAAAGTTACAGCAAATCGCTCCCATCCAAATTCAAAAGTTTGTTAACGACTTAGTAAACGACACGTCCTATTCAGAACACACTATCCATCTCATCTTTCGTATTGTCAGTGCATCTCTCAAGAAGGCTAAGGTCTTGAAACTTATTAAGGAGAACCCTTCCACTGGAATTACTTTGCCAAAGATAAGGCAACAAGAAATCCATGTTTGGTCTCTAGAACAGGTGAATTTCTTTATTAGCGAAGCCAAGAAAATAAAACGTCTTACTCGTTGCCATATCGGATTCCTTATATCAATCTTTACGGGAATGCGGCAAGGAGAAGTCCTTGGACTAAGGTGGAAAGACATCGACTTCGATACACAAACAATCTTCGTAAGACAAACGCTGACACAGAACGCTAAGGTTAAGGCAGGAGCAAAGAATCAAGCAAGCCTACGCTCCATTCACATCCCAAACAAGCTGATTGATGAGTTACGCACTTATCGAAAACAACTATTACAGGAAAAGCTACTTCTTGGGCAAAGCTATTATGACAATGATTTAGTTATTTGCACAAGAGATGGCAAGCCTATGATTCCAAGGAACTTTAGAAAAGAGTTCTATAAAGTTGTAGAGAAGGTCGGTTTACCCAAGATACGTTTTCACGACCTGAGACACACTCACGCTACCATCTTAATTCAACAAAATGTAAATGTGAAGCTTATCTCGGAGCGGCTGGGTCACTCGGATATTCAAACAACGCTCAACACATACAGCCATGTCCTCCCCGATATGCAGAAATCTGTCTCAGATAAATTGGACAAAATTATCGGAATGTGA